The Rhopalosiphum maidis isolate BTI-1 chromosome 2, ASM367621v3, whole genome shotgun sequence genome segment ACAATGAATCACTATAAGGTCACTCAGGAGTAGAATTTTTCTCTTATTACAAACCTAGCATTATtaggtattgatattatcaaaattgttatttattattattattattaattttgcagAGTTGAGGGTCTCGTACAGAGACAAAGATGATGTATTGCTTGAAGACAGTTTGGAATCAAAAAATCCGTATCAGCTGTTTTCCATATGGTTCAAAAAAGCTTCGGAACGCGACGACGTGAGACAGCCCAACGCTGCTTGTCTGGCTACGGCTACCAAGTAATACAGAATGACTTACTAACTGCGTATAATCCAAATTAGCCCAGGAGAaatgaacataaaatacaGATGGGCTTTTATCAATGTATCTCGGTTTTAATGTAGCTACCTCGGTTCACGGTAAAATCTGCGTTTGTGCAGGTACCTTATTTGTAAACTAATTCGACCGAGATGGGCAATTTGCTCGTGTCAGATTGAATAAAACAttcgatatatttttgaaaatggtcCAAGCTATACTCTCATTTTTCCTAATAGTATCTCtaagaacaattttaaaatttattaaaataagtcaactagtttttaaatctatagacTGAAAATAACAGTAACCAATAGCAACTGCAGtcctatatattgtataactaaaAGATTATTCGATTTTCGTGAgcctaaataaaatttaagtgtaAGCTACTTTTTAACAACCtatagtaaaatgttaaaaaaagaagCTATAAGCCTATAACACAGACCGATTCTCAAAGAATATGTGTGTAAAACGTACTGCTAATTGGTTCAGTATGTTTCTAAGTCTATAATCTTTATCCCTATAGATATagcatatagataatatataactattacatttttcatttaatgtatTCAATCAACTAGGTAACCTTGATTTATACACACTAACAACGACATTTTTATCTGATAGGTAATATAGGAaactgcattatattatttactatggaAGTATGGCCTATGggcattcaaaaaatatatacaattaggtatttgttttaattatacaatactattcattagtcattactaattacaaatttgttaCTGTTTACATGACATAGcgtgtattttttatgacgTTCCGTAGGTCTGGTATTCCGTCGGCTAGatttgttttacttaaatCATTCGATGAATCGGGTTTCACGTTTTATACAAACTCTGAGAGCCGCAAGGGCCGAGAAATTGTGAGTACcttatcaacataatatacatatttttatattattatataatgattaccACGCGTAAGCCAAGTATGTcaacattttctatttaaatgaaattgaatTGTATTCCTGTAGAACCTCAAATCaagtattatctattaatactaaaaaatgtttgctacttttataacttaattatatttttcaaagtatgAAAATCCTAACTGTATGACctacctaatttaattatttaattataccatAATCGATGCACCAATGTCATAATGTCATCAGCAATAGATCGCATTATTGATCagaaatttgatataattataagatagCGACGATAGCATAGTGAATTTTACGTAAACTccgtgtattattatcattgtaataGTTTGGATTTTCGGTCACTTTTTATGTGCACTTTAAAtgcattgaaatttttaaatttctaggAAGAAAATCCTATTGCGGCCATGACGATATATTGGGACCCGTTGGATCGTTCGGTAAGATTAGATTTAGAACTTATTAGCGTAAAATTTTGTTGCCGAAGTTTAGGTATACTATTCAATGTTTACAGTTACCACTGTTAAAATATacgcttattagttattgcttATATGTACCTCAAAAATgtgattatgtatttatgtgcattaaaaatacataaataagcgacattttttaaaacaaatacattttaacatatacaaataaaaaaaacaatatatcacGTTATGGCTTAAGGTTTTTACCCAATTAAAGTGAAAAagtatacgtaaataatagtaaatagcacatatacaattataattttgcatttttattaacatatttttaatgtacgtATAGGTACGAATCGAAGGGGCAGTAGAGAAAATTAGTGAATCTGAGTCCAcagagtattttgatacaagaCCAAAAAGCAGCCAGATTGGTGCTCACGTGAGTCGTCAGAGCACAGTAATAGCCAGTAGAGCATCGCTATCCGAACTAAATAAAAAGCTCGAAGTCGAGTACGCCGAAAAACCAGTACCCAAACCGTCTTATTGGTGAGAATATGCGTTGCCGTAGTTCGTATAGAGTTTAACAATATTCGTACTTGGGAATACCAAATAgacacttaatttaatttaaattttactgcaATTCTTTCTGGTGTAAATAAGTAAAtcttatatcattaatttaccagtgagaaatatttatcattttatcggAAATCACGACATCCAGAACCCCCTCAAAACTTCTTCTTTTTGCTTTATATCAGTAcacttaattacttaaattactaGCGGGGGAGCGAGTGTGgtcaataattttcatagtGGAAGGGAGAAGCTATAACCACCCGCTACTAAATCCTTCCTTGCAATAGTTCTACCCGGTTCTACCTTAATGATACATGAACCGgcattaaataactataaaaaattaataccgtGAAATGAGTCTATTAATTTTCGATTTAGTCAGCTTTACGCCtggaatttgtatttttattctacagGAAtggctataaaataattcctaAGACAATGGAGTTTTGGCAAGGGCAGAGCGACAGGCTGCATGATCGCATCGTCTTTGAACGGGCCGAGCACGCAGCCCAAAAGCAAATCGCCAGTCACGTCGGCGAAAACGGTTGGGTGTTTTATCGTCTCTCGCCGTAAcgttgtattacaatattacatacacaATCTTACCTATCGAGTATCGacatatatattctaaaataatagtaaactgcgtttttattttgtgtgtttAAATTAGATGCTGATGTTTACCtagtatgataaatattaattaataataaaaatcaaagtgtaaaatacaaactacaaatttatgtactttttttaaagcttATCAGCCGAGTTTAATTATCGGCTTTATAAATAGGTTGTATTTAAGACTATTTGGACATCGCCTTTATTATAATGCTCAATAAAACACTTTATCCGAGTGCTCACCCCCGTGGTAGTCTTCGcgcatcatatttataaatccaaCGTTCatagttcaaaaaaaattacgggTAAGGTAGATTCATTTTTCAACGACTTAAATAAGAGACTTAGTGGCAAAGCGTCGGATAAGCGTTAGTAGTGATCCTGGTGGGAggatgattacattttttatccaGGATCGTCAATAATTGACATTGGAATTGAACGTGTTATGTGGATAATCCACACGATTGGCACTACGAATGATGCGGTGTATCAGCTACGTAACCGAAACGAGACCTCGTGAGAATTTACGGCGTTGGGTCCTGTCATGCTAGTCACATGTGATTAGTGTGCACAATAATAGTGGCGGATccaggatttaatttttttgtgagGGGCATAGTTCAAAACgcaaatcttaaatttttcagtaattaaaaaatacatacaaatatgtgtatttaactTATGCCAACGAAAGGGGGGAGCGAAGCCCTTCGGCCCCCTTAAATCCGCCACCGCACAATAATGAGGAGTGGCCTCGGTGTTTAGACACGTTTATTctatgtacttatttaataattgatattaattcgttatgtttgtgtatttttatgaaacactTGGCAGTTTATAGTTAGTATGTGGtaataagattaatatttattctcgACTGcagattaatttgaaattacgtATGAATTACGAAGATTCTAGAAtagtctatataaatataaagaggAAAAAGTAAGCAATTGTGGGACTGTGAACTAGGTACGACTtgggtatttaaatttcatcaaaaacgtgaaaatgtatatcaattgtacaatattattattcacggaCCAAAAAAACAGTGCAGTCCTATTGGTTGACTATCAACAACGTTGGACGGTTGTAATTTTTACGattgaaatgtattcaaaataatagtatcattataggtactataatattaaatgtagtaCCAccgttgatattaaattaggaAAAAATTTCATGTACTGCTTTATAACTtggtaataaaatcaaatgttatacatttataatacacatttaaacataattaaactgATATTGATAGAGTATAATCAGAgctaagatttaaataataattaaaaaaattgtaaaatacgcattttttatattatataattgagataaaaaattatttatttatttttcgcaCGCATGAcgcatacctatttattaattattattttattaataaaatgtattattcatttttatcagtataatataaattgcggATATTACTAAAACTTTGTTGCTTACTGTTGCATACGGAGTTGTATTAGCACATAGGCACTGTGCCTTGggcttacaaaaataaaatgtgtggctatgatttttttctttttgttacAATTATCTTGTTTTATACTTCTATACgagaaataaagaaatattaaaattaatgtaaaataaattgttttttatagttttaaacaattaaatttattttaaatttgcagGGGACTtggaataaaatagtttttaagatctgttaaaattattattatataaaagttttgatttgattttttttgtttttaaaggaTTAACACCGAAATTCAACACTTCCTCTTCTTAACAAAAGGTTCTATATCCATTTTAATAATGGACACCGCAGAGCCGTATTATTAGCTTGTATCAACTAAAAGCACCGCGCTTAGAGCTAATAAGAGAACTTCATAAAGTAGTAACAAAGTATAagtggtatttttttaaaacaaatgtactataatagtCTATATTGACGCGGCTACGGCGGTAGGTGATCTGTTGCTCCGCGATGTGCCGGTCACGATTTGTAGACGAGTGACTTAGTGAATAATACCTAATGTCGACACAAAGAATCACACACCTGGTTTAGAGATTAGAGTAAAGTACaacgttatttattatgtcacaaaaaaaaaaaaacaatagtgtACTACTAGCAGTAGTGCAACAGTGAAACTTTGCACTGACGGCCTTGCCGTACCTACCTCTCGTTTGAAATAGCCTTTCCCGTGCCATTATAAGATCGGTGGTGACCCACCGGGGCAAAGCACGACTTTTCGTTGACTGCATACGAATCACGTCGCTGGTATTTTTGGGGGTTATACTAGTGGCGTCccgaattttttgttttgagtaAGTACATACCAATTGCgcgttttgtacatttttttaaaattttttttatattttaggtacgCAATTATAGTGTTATACCTTTTTATACGACATGCAATTCGCAGCGCTTGTCGTACTCCATCCTCGGTAGTCCCTCTAGTGACAGGCCCGTGGAGGCATATTAGCATTCTAGGTCTATCTGGGTACTGACTATAATTTTAGCTATGTCGTTTTTGTTGGTTTTGCTTCACTTTATAATCTAAAgtgttatctattatatacagtataatatgttctaaAATTCCCGTATCACCCATAATATCTCCGTAAAGAAaatcgttaaatttaaatgcgtTTTTTACAGTAAGTAATGAGTATGAAAATTTTGATTGAATggcataaaattcaatttttttttttaattcaaaaattatcaaaaaaaaaaatgtttatacaatatattattttacaataagcgTATACGATGGAGGTAACTAGGGGTTTATTTTTAGTGCGTTAGTACAAGAAAGAATGAGATTAAAAAGGATGgtagtacaattattttaatttagtaggtCCCGAAACCAAGTACATTTAAGTCACCTTCTGGGGTCACTAGGAATAACGTTGGTGGATAGTTCGGAAATCAAGGGATTGTGATGGTTGCGCAATTTAGAGTTTTTTTAAGTTGATATGTTGTGATGTAAGTATAGATAATGCAGTAGGTGAAAGCGGGGTAAGTCTTTTGATATAGGTAAGAGTTGCCAAGATTATCCAGCGttctaataattaagttttttaaatttgtaagatagccatttttttgatacaatttttaacaattgaaaaaaatattaaaattgaataaaaattgaccAAGTTATAGAGCcagtaatgtttttaatttaagaaaaattatttaaaaaacattattgttcttagaaattcaaaaacattactgGCTCTATAACTTGAtcaatttgtattcaattttaataactagttAAAGAATTTgatcaaaaaaatgtcttacaaatttaaaaaacttaattattagaaCGCCCAGTAACTTTGGCAGCTCATACCTATATCAAAAGACTTGCCTTATAACCGCTTTCGTCTACTACGTTATATCTACTCACATCACAACTTATCAACTTGAAAAACTCTAAATTTCACAACCATCACAATCCTTTGATTTCCTAGCGACCCCAGAAGGCGACTTAAACATACCTGGTTTCGGGacctgttaaattaaaatgattgtacTACCCTTCTTTTTAATCTCATTCTCTAGTTCTTATATACTAACGCTCTAAAAACAAATCCCTAGCCTTAAGTACTTCCAATAGGTGCGGCCTCTTATCTCCTGTAACTTAAGCCATGTTACCTCCATCACATAtgcatattgttaaataataattacagattgtgtatttaatgaatgttaaaagaatattacataactatttttttgataatttttgaatttttgaaaaaaaaaattgaagtttaTGTCATTCAATCAGAAATGCCATACttattactgtaaaataaaatttctcaaGAGATATTAAGGTTGAACCGGATTTTTGGGACAgactaacaatataatatgtatattttagaattaattgattatattacgtACCCTAgtagtaattatatagtatctatataataataataagaaatatgctttaaaatatttgttgaaaataataaatacataatatgttaatactaAGTATAAATAGCTGTTAATGacctttaactattatattatttatatatctatattacgACTTACGAGTTTTAAtaatccaatataatattaatttatataatttttatcgttttataaataagatataatgGCGTGCCCAGGAATTTTCGATAGGGGGAGGATTTGTTATAAGAAAAGACAGGATTTAACTGCATTAACAACACaaccaaattatatattaaaatgttatgattatattaaaaaaaacataaaagttgaatattaaattgcactataaaaattcaaaagtcataaaaaaagcgttacatttttaattataattaaataaaaaaaaaaatagatgaatgtattacttttttggtataattatacaattttaatatacgtattacctACAACTTTTGTGTGTTTCTAATGCAATTAAATCCGGTCTCTTCTTATAACATATCTCCCCCCCTCGAAAATTTCTGGGTACGCCACGGCATCTTGTTCAGAAAACGataacaattatacaaattatattggaTTATTAAGAAGACATcgtacccgcatgtgttgtctccgtcttacactcgtaataatatattatatatgaataatataattgctaAAGGTCATTAACTGCTATAACTAGTATCaacctattatatacttactattttaatcaaattttataaagcatttttattattattattattattatttacatattatataattacttttgttATAGGTAcctgatataaaacaattataaaatatattatattatttagattacaaattagttttataaagcTTGGCAAAACCAAACGACTAATCACCcgtaatctaaaattattaccgTTGCCCAGACGGATCCCCGAACGCTAATATGTGGCCAACCAGGCGTTCTCGGAAAGCTTTTCCGAGGCCTTGTCCTGGTGTGGCTCTTCCTGTGTGGCTGCGGTAGACGGTGCCAGCTCCTCGGACGTTGTGCCCTTGTCACTGGTTGGTTTACATCCATCGCTACCAGTGGTGATGGTTGGAGAGAAGGTTTGCTACCGGCCTCAAAGTTCAAAATTGGCGTAGGAAGCTTGGCTAGCCGATGTTGGCTTGCTGCAAGCTTCCTAACCTATTTTTTTTGGAACTTTCTGTACCGTTTCTCACCAGCTGTACTTCTGTCCTCGTCCTTCCCATCGGTTTTAAGGGGTGACCTTGACTTATTGGGGACCAGTGCCAGCTCCCTGAGCGTTACGGGCCCTAAGTCCACTCACCTTTTTGGTCTTTTTGGCCTTTTTGAGTTTTTGTCACGGTGGCTCTGGTGGTGAGATATGTGCAGGCCTTGACGATTGTAGTTGCAGCGTCCTTTTTGGTGGCTGGAGCTACAATGGCCGCTGGATGTCGGCCGCGCGGTCTGCCCAGTCCCTGTAGTAGATAGCCACTCACACCGGGTCCTGCAACAAACGGTGCTTCGGCATCCTAGTGACCTGGGTGTTTATAGGTGGTGCGTCAGGTTCTCTGGATACCATCTCAACCTGGGAGATTGGGTCCTTCACCTTTTGCGAATGAAATGCgtccatattttataatatactgcgcGCACTAAACTTGGTGGACGAAGACAGTTAGACTAACCGCTAttacaattgtaaaataataaaactgtcaTCTCGATCGCGCGAAtcgtaaacaaaatataataataatagcatataGGTTGTTATTGTCGACAAAGCTTAAATtatagtgatttaaaattttattttgatgtcacgataatgtaatgtaataattaaaattgctaTGCTTGCTCTGACACTCTATAGTAGGCGTCATAAACTAGTGGACCACGAACACTTTTTTTATGACTTTTATCCGTggattagattttaaaatgtttatagtataaataaataaaaactataagcgtatcatataaaatttataatacaacaaaacattatttaagtaatggAGAATAATCTGTATTgaacaaatgtataaataaattaataaatacaaataccatCGCGCGCTTGACAAACATTGTCTAAAAGTATCAATCTTTTGCCAATCGTACAGACTGCATGTTCTAGTAATCGGAAACATattctaaaaacattttttaattcattatgaaGTTACTTTAAAACGACTTtctcaaatgtttaaattaatttcttagttcaatataactattatttaaaaattcttaaaattcaaaatttcaaattaaaatttaaagggtTCAAgtgatcaatttaaaaaaaaattgaaaatcattttcatGTAGACTTCATGAAGAATTCAAATATGTTTcctattactataatagtctGTACAATTGGTAaaacataggtatattttggtaaaaatcaCAGCCGTGTGAAATccccttaaattaaattctatttcgATATTATCGCTAGCAAAACAAAATCGACTAACTActttaaaaaagattttggATTTGGTTTTTGACCTAATATACTTTCTGCATTGGAAATCTAGACACCAATTTGActacaaattaaatgaaataagaaTATGACGTTATTTTTAACCTAACAAGTCACCTATGTTTAGTAAACGATAAAAGTCCTTGAAACTACATTGATATTATTGCCTAACAGTTGATTgcaataaaaatgtgataaacCTATTTTTCTATGTAGACATCTATCTAAACTgtgtagaataattttaacataaatttaatgtgaCTCTTTGAATAAGTATTATTGTGTCAGGTTTGacttaacttataaaaacgCCGATATGATTTGctttatttaaatgcttaatatAAGAGTAAAttaacctattatcaaacttatatAAGTTACAACTATAAggatattatctttatttgttcgttgttaaattttatggtcttgtaaaaaataattgtttaaagtatttgaatataatattatatacagttagGTAgtactttcaaatattttcaaattaaatgtatacatttttttaatacctacctactttatgttttaatcaattaagCCGAATTTCTTTTaggtttttcatgttttttattaattttatagatcaTTTTCCATTGTATCGTTAGGTTTAGATAATTTTCGGttgaatataacttttttactaGACTTCAAtgtttaaatcgtttaaaaattaaaatattttaaaaatctaatgtacaaacaaaaaaaaaatttaatgtccttattattacctttaaattaaacgataaagcaaataattcttttattaaagtaaacaaGTATCTATAGGTAATAactcaaaatgtattctgctgaaTGCAAATTTGCCATCGTTATGTAGGTATGTTTTCAATGCGGAGATTGTAGGAGTGTGATGGCCAGTGACCACTGCAGATGGGTAATGGTACTTATTTAATAGGCCGTTTTagaaagtattttttagtatttactattttaaatacggTCTTggatgtatttgtatttgaaaatcaaatacttttgtttaaataatttatcgacTTTGTTTCAATAAgtgatcaatattaattattatcttttttctaGTCAGAACTCAAAAGTCAAATCATTGAAATgttgttatttcattttattttggcCTCCCAAGATAAAAgcgaaatattattgattattttcgtTGAAGCCtatattagtacctatattgtgACGTGAATTATTAGAAACTATAAATGAATGTTTACGAGATACTggtttgtgtacattacaatatatgtacatatatatatatattattctaaggcagaaatttaaaaattaattggtaatttaattaaaaaagcatAGCAACAGACGACATTCttcgaattaaaaatatgaaatattattttattaagtacacataaaatatctacaataatgtataatacctatactctATAGCTTGTAAGTTGTAGGATATCTGTACAGTCTGCAGCAGGTGCCAGGTACCTAGACTAGAAATTAGTTGTTTATTACCAATAGTATCAGTAACTATCTGGTGTATATGAgtatatgtttaatgtattaagatAAGTATTTGCATTCGTTCTTAAATACTTTTCGAAAAAAgtactttaaatactatttaaatactttttaatctgATGTATTTGTATctctatttaaatacaaatgaaaaGTATCTTTTTACAAGATTGTTGATAGCTGGTGTTCAATATGTGccgataacgataataataatattatataaatcccCCCCCGCGAACATGTTCAGTGGGGCCAATTATCTTcttgaagaataaataaaaataaaaatatatatatataatatatatacgtaaacatatattatcgcTAGATTTCCGTATTATTTCTTCAATACATtcctattgtaattattagttaaattattggaTAGTATATTGTGTAAATGGTAATGACAATGTAAATGAACATTGAACACACTCACATACACGGTCCACgtaataatgttgtattactgatttttataatagtttacctatattataccgaGTATATTGCACTGTATATTGCACATCTATGGGAATTTCCCTATTCGGGCTACGTAATGAATTGATGAGCTTATAGTAAGTTAAGACATATATTTCCCAGTTTGTATAATAAGTGCACTTATTACATGTAATGAATCGGTATAATAGGTGTATACTCGTAACTCGTTAATCATAAGTGtgcgttatatttttgtattgttatgtAAACTGTAGGAGATgtgtattatagattatactcAGTAAACTTGTCTGTATATTGTACGTTTGACAGTCAACATTGTATGCAAATAAGCGCTCACTATAgcactaattaataaaatcatatcgaCAAGTTAatctacgtattattattattattattaataaaatgttatttatttttattgtatacgtttCGCCGAGTGTACGGCTCAAGTAGGTACGTCGAGCACTTAAGTTTTAGGCGTAAAATATTGAAGGTTTCTTTTGATTACCTATACTTTAGTTTGTtaatcagtttttttattatctctctattaaatgattatagtttatgaaTATAAGACGCTTTTGATCtgaatactgtatatatagtataagttcagttatatcgtatatatactatatactatatattatcatacacgtggtatattcattatttcgaTTCATGTActgaataaatagtaaattataaaatataataccaacgTTCGCTAAATTTAGTTAGACCAAAAAGTCATAATAAAGAGAAAGTTGTGTACATTcattacatacaaattttacTCTATAGTTTAGGTTAGATTACTgctttatttatacctactttttaTTAGATAACGATGAAATGTATAGATTTTGTAGTTTATACATAGCATGTAGTACCTATGTACTAACTATTAAGTACACAAGAGTGTTTaatgaaaacgttattaacttaaaacaaatgtaggtatacttaaaaattaaaatagtaagatATTAACGATGGATCGAAATTAGCATCGTGAAAATCCGCAAACACTCCAAGTAAATAGCAAGTGCCATTGCCGGCATATGTGCATTTGGGATTCATCAATTTCGCcaaaccatttttaataattgacaa includes the following:
- the LOC113552639 gene encoding pyridoxine-5'-phosphate oxidase-like; protein product: MVVRRNIHVYTRCTKLRVSYRDKDDVLLEDSLESKNPYQLFSIWFKKASERDDVRQPNAACLATATKSGIPSARFVLLKSFDESGFTFYTNSESRKGREIEENPIAAMTIYWDPLDRSVRIEGAVEKISESESTEYFDTRPKSSQIGAHVSRQSTVIASRASLSELNKKLEVEYAEKPVPKPSYWNGYKIIPKTMEFWQGQSDRLHDRIVFERAEHAAQKQIASHVGENGWVFYRLSP